Sequence from the Halobaculum rubrum genome:
GGACGCAAAGAAGATGAGTTATTTGCTTTCGGTGTCGCAGTCGACATAGCACCCACCACAATGTCCGACACGTACGACCTCGTTATCGTCGGCGGAGGTATCAGCGGTGCCTCGCTGTTGTACACGACGGCGAAGTTCACCGACATCGAGTCGATCGCGCTGATCGAGAAAGAGCCGGAGATCGCCGCGATCAACTCCCACCACACGAACAACTCCCAGACCCTGCACTTCGGGGACATCGAGACCAACTACACCCTCGAGAAGGCGGAGGAGGTGAAGGAGGGCGCCGAGCTGCTCGCCGGCTACCTCGAGAACCACGACGCGGACCGAGAGATGCACGCCAAGCGCAGCAAGATGGTGCTCGGCGTCGGTGACGATGAAGTCGCGAAGCTGGAGCAGCGCTACCACGACAACGGGTTCGGGGACCTCTTCCCGAAGCTCCGACCGATCGGCCGCGACGAGATCGACGAGATCGAGCCGAAGGTCGTCGAGGGACGCGATCCGGACACGGAGATGCTCGCGCTGCAGACGCCCGACGGCTACGTCGTCGACTACGGGAAAACGACGAAGTCGTTTGTCGAGCAGGCCCGCGAGGAGGCGACCGTCGACGTGAAGACCGGGACCGAGGTCACTTCCGTCGAGCCGACACCCGACGGCTACACGTTCGAGACGTCCGGCGGTCGGGTCGACTCGCAGGTGGCCGTCGTCGCCGCCGGCTCGCACAGCCTCCAGATGGCGAAACGGCTCGGGTACGGCCAGAACAAGGTCCTGTTGCCCGTCGCCGGCAGCTTCTTCCTCGCCGACGACCTCCTGAACGGAAAGGTGTACACGCTGCAGATGAAGAAGCTCCCCTTCGCGGCCGTCCACGGCGACGCGGACGTGCACGACCCGAGCGTGACGCGGTTCGGTCCGACCGCGAAGCTCGTCCCCGCACTCGAACGCGGGCGCCTCTCGACGGTGTCGGACTTCCTCGACGTGTTCGGCCTCAACGCGGCGTCGTTCCTCAGCTACGCCAACATCCTCGCGGACCGGATCCTCCTGCCGTACGTGCTCCAGAACCTCGTGTACGACCTCCCGGTCGTGGGGACGAAGCAGTTCCTCCCGGAGGTCCAGAAGGTCGTCCCGAGCGTCGAACTCGACGACATCGAGCGCGCCAAGGGGTACGGCGGGGTCCGCCCGCAGATCGTCGACACCGAGAAACGGTCCCTCGACATGGGCGAGGCGAAGATCGTCGGCAAGGACATCGTCTTTAACATCACGCCGTCGCCGGGTGCCTCGACGTGCCTGAAGAACGCGATGCGTGACACCCACACGCTGATGGACTTCTTCGACGGCGAGTACTCCTTCGACGAGGAGGCGTTCCGCGAGGAGACGATCGGGAACTTCCCGTACGCGGACGCCGCTCCCGCGGAGTAACTCCTCGCTCGGTACCTCGTCGGCGACGGTCCGGAACTGACGAAGTGGGCTCGGACGGGTTGGACGCGGTCACTGTCGTTCCCTGCTCACGAGTTCGCTTCGTTCCTCTCGTGTCGGCGGCAGAACTGGGCTCGGGCGGAGTTGAACCACGCCGAGACGTTCCGGGTCGCTCGCGACGCTCACGGGTCACTTCGTTCCCCGTTCGCATCGAGGTCTCGCTTCGCTCGACCTCGTACCGCTCGCTTCCCGGGCTGCGACTCGTCTGGTTCAACACCGCTGACGCCATGCACGCGGCCACGGCTCCTCGCTTCGCTCGTCGCGGTGTGGCCGCGAGAACTGGGCTCGGGCGGAGTTGAACCACGGTCGTTCCGCTCGCGGCGCTCGCTTCACTCCCTGCTTCAGACTCCGCCTCGCAGAACGTCCCGGCCCTCGCTCCGCTCGGCACTCGACTGGGCTCGGGCGGAGTTGAACCACCGATCTCTTCCTTGTAAGGGAAGCGTCATAACCACTAGACCACGAGCCCGTACCCGGACACACCGGCCGCGCTCGAATAACGCTTACCTTTTGCCCGATACGCTTTCCAGTTCCGCGCTCGACAGTACCCGTATGACCGTCCGTCGCCGCGTCGCCCCCGCGCTCCTCGCGCTGCTGGTCGTGCTCGCCGGCTGCACCGGCACCGTCGCGAACGTCGCGAACGACGGCGAGTACGAGCGCACGACCGTCACCGTCGTCGACGGGAGCGGCACCGAACTCGGCAGCGTGGACGCGCGCGTCGCCGACACCTTCGACAAGCGCTACACCGGACTCTCCGACACCGAGTCGCTCGGGCCCGACGAGGGAATGCTGTTCGTCCACGACACCGAGGACCGGCACGCGTACGTGATGCGCGACATGGCGTTCCCGATCGACATCGTGTTCGTCGCCGCCAACGGCACGATCACCCGGATCCACCACGCGGAACTCCCGCCCGAGGGAACGAGCGGGTCCGACCTCGCGCGCTACCGCGGAACCGGGAAGTACGTGCTCGAAGTGCCGTACGGCTGGACGAACGACCACGGCGTGTGTGAGGGCGATACCGTCGAGATCGCCGGCGACTACTGAGCGTCGCCGCCGCGGGGCGTGGCGGAGGCGACCGCGCCGGACCCGGCTATGTTTCGGTTCGAAGCGAACCGTTTAGGGTGTTGGTGTCGCTGTGAATACGTAATGAGTCATCCCTCCGACGAGGACGACCCCTTCGAGGATATCCGTGAGAAGACGGATAATCCGATGAAGCGGTTGTTCTCGGAGTACGGGTCCAGGAACCTCCGGCACTTCGGGCTGGGCTTTTTCGGTAGCGTCGCCGCACGTGTGCTCGATCTGCTCCCGCCGCTTCTCCTCGGGATCGCGATCGACGCCGTGTTCGAGCAGAACATCCCGTTCGACCTCCCGTTGGTGCCCGCGAGCGTCATCCCGACGGGCCCTCGGGACCAACTGCTGTTCACCGTGGGTATCATCGCGTTCGCGTTCTTCGGCGGGTCGGTGTTCCACTGGATCCGCAACTACGGCTGGAACTCCTTCGCGCAGAACATTCAACACGACATCCGGACGGACACCTACGACAAGATGCAGCGGCTGAACATGGACTTCTTCGCCGAGAAGCAGACCGGCGAGATGATGTCCGTGCTCTCGAACGACGTGAATCGACTGGAGCGGTTCCTCAACGACGGCATGAACTCCGCGTTCCGGCTGTCGGTGATGGTGCTCGGGATCGCGGGAATCATGTTCTGGCTCAACCCCCGGCTGGCGATCATCTCGCTGCTTCCGGTACCCGTCATCGCCGTCGTGACCTGGAAGTTCATCGACGTGATCCAGCCGAAATACGCCGACGTGCGCAAGACGGTCGGCCACCTCAACTCCCGGCTGGAGAACAACCTCGGCGGCATCAAGGTGATCAAGACGTTCAACACCGAGGGGTTCGAGTCCGAGCGCGTCGACGACGTCTCGTACGACTACTACGACGCCAACTGGGACGCGATCACCACTCGGATCAAGTTCTTCCCCGCGCTGCGTGTCATCGCCGGGATCGGGTTCGTCATCACCTTCGGCGTCGGCGGCCTCTGGGTGCTCGGCGAGGCGCCGTTCTGGCTGACTGGCGGCGACGAGTTGACCGTCGGCGTGTTCACCACGTTCATCCTCTACACCCAGCGGTTCATCTGGCCGATGGCGCAGTTCGGCTCCATCATCAACATGTACCAGCGCGCCCGCGCGTCCAGCGCCCGCCTGTTCGGCCTGATGGACACGCCCTCGCGCATCGTCGAGGACCCGGCCGCCGAGGACCTCGTCGTCGACGACGGCGAGGTCGTCTACGACGACGTGACGTTCGGCTACGACGAGGAGGAGACGATCGTCGACGACATCAGCTTCGAGGTGGACGGCGGCGACACCCTCGCGCTCGTCGGCCCGACCGGGGCCGGCAAGTCGACCGTCCTCAAGCTCCTCCTCCGGATGTACGACGTGAACGAGGGCTCGATCACGATCGACGGCCAGGACATCCGCGACGTGACGATCCCGAGCCTGCGGCAGTCGCTCGGCTACGTGAGCCAGGACACGTTCATGTTCTACGGGACGGTCCGCGACAACATCGCCTACGGCACCTTCGAGGCGGACGAGGAAGCGATCGTCGAGGCCGCGAAGGCGGCGGAGGCGCACAAGTTCATCACGAACCTCCCGGAGGGGTACGACACCGAGATCGGCGAGCGCGGCGTGAAGCTCTCCGGCGGGCAGCGCCAGCGGCTCTCCATCGCCCGTGCGATGTTGAAGGACCCGGATATCCTCGTGCTCGACGAGGCGACCTCCGACGTGGACACGGAGACGGAAATGCTCATCCAGCGCTCCATCGACAAACTCACCGAGGACCGGACGACGTTCGCCATCGCCCACCGCCTCTCGACGATCAAGGACGCGGACCAGATCATCGTGCTGGAGGACGGCCGGATCGCCGAGCGCGGCAGCCACGAGGAGCTGTTGAGCGAGGACGGCCTCTACGGGCACCTGTGGGGCGTGCAGGCCGGCGAGATCGACGAACTCCCGCAGGAGTTCATCGACCGCGCGGCGGAGCGGACCTCGCGGACCGAGGCGGAAGCCAGCGACGACTGAGGCGAGGTCGAGGGAGCGGGCGCAGCGAGCGACCGAGACCTCGGAGGAACGGCGTTTACAAATCGCTCTGCGATTTGTGAGCTCACGAGACCACAGGTCTCGTGAACGGCGAGGTGTGCGCGGCGAAGCCGCGTGGCCCGAGCCGCCCACGATCGAGGCGAGGCTGACCCGCGAACCGAGCGAAGCAAGCGGGTGAACCTTCTTCAGCGATACCGCACCAGCACCGCCGATGCGCTAACCGAGACGGCGCGCCGGGACGCGGTTGCGTGGCCCGACGGCGCGTTCTGACGACCGATCCGGCATCCACACCGGCTCCGTCCCGCCCCGAGCACGGCCACCTGTTCGCCACCGTTCGAGCGACTGCGCTGGCGTCATCCGCGCCTTCTAAGTCGATCACCGTCGACGTCCCGGGTGATGAGTTCCTTCCGCACCCTCGACGACCTCCCCGCCGAGCAGCGCGTCCTCGTCCGCCTCGACCTCAACTCCCCGGTCGAGAACGGCGTCGTCCAGGACAACCGTCGGTTCTCCCGCCACGCCGAGACCGTCGCGGAACTCGCCGAGGCCGGCCACCGCGTCGCGCTCATGGCGCATCAGGGTCGCCCCGGGAGGGACACCTTCGTCTCGCTGGAGCAGCACGCCGACATCCTCGCCGATCACGCCGGCGTCCACGTGGAGTTCGTCGCCGACACCTTCCGCGATGAGGCGGTCGCCGCCGTCCGAGATCTGGACGCCGGTGACGTGCTCCTGCTGGAGAACACCCGAATGACCGACGACGAGCTGCCGGAGAAGGACCCCGAGGAACACGCCGCGAGCGACTTCGTCGGGACGCTCGCGCCCGAGTTCGACGCGTACGTCAACGACGCCTACTCGGCGGCGCACCGCAAGCACGCCTCGCTCGTCGGGTTCCCGCTGACGCTCCCGAGCTATGCGGGTCGCGTCATGGAGACGGAGTACGAAGCAAACACCGCCATCGCGGAACGGGAGTTCGACGGGAGCGTGACGATGGTCGTCGGGGGGACGAAGGCGACCGACGTGATCGGCGTGATGGAGGCGCTCGACGGGAAAGTCGACGAATTCCTCCTCGGGGGCGTCGCCGGCGAGTTGTTCCTCCGCGCGGCGGGCTACCCCGTCGGCGAGGACGTGGACACCGAGCTGTTCGACGAGCAGTGGGACGCCAACGAGGAGACGATCTGCACGGTACTCGATGAGCGCCGCGACCAGGTGATGCTCGCGTCGGATCTCGCCTACGAGGACGACGACGGCGAGCGCGCCGAGATCGCAGTCGACGATATCGTCGAGAAGACACAGTCGTTCCTCGACGTCGGCAGCGACACCGTCGCCGACTACGAGGCGATCGTCCGCGACTCCGAGGCTGTGTTCGTGAAGGGTGCGCTGGGCGTCTTCGAGGACGAGCGCTTCAGCGTCGGTACGGTGGGCGTGCTGGAGGCGATCGCCGAGACGGACTGCTTCTCGGTCGTCGGCGGCGGCGACACCTCCCGCGCCATCGGGATGTACGGAATGGACGAGGACGACTTCTCGCACGTGTCCATCGCCGGCGGCGCGTACATCCGCGCGCTCACCGGCGAGCCGTTGCCCGCGGTGGAACTGTTGATCCGAAGCGCGGAGCGCGACGCGTAGCCACGCCGAGCTCCCGCTGCGGTCGCGTCGGCGCAGGCAGATGATTGATTACGTGGCGTCGCGATCCGACGGTCATGCTCGTCGGCGTCGTCTCCGACACCCACGACAACGCACGGTACGTCGAAGCGGCGATCGAGACGTTCGAGACCGCCGGCGTCGACGCGGTGATCCACTGCGGCGACGTGGTCGCGCCGTTCTCGGCGACCCCGTTCGATCCGGATGCGGTCGACGGCTCGGACGCCGACTGGGAGTTTCACGCCGTCCGCGGCAACAACGACGGCGAGTGGGCGCTCGCCGACGTCGTCGAGACGTTCGGAACCTACCACGGCGAGTTCGCGGAGCTGACGCTCGGCGGCACCGAGTTCGCCGTCTACCACGGAACCAGCGAGCCGATCGTCGACGCCCTGCTCGCGAGCGGGAGCTACGACTACGTCTGTCGCGGGCACACCCACGAGCGCGTCCACGAGGAGCGCGACGAGACGACCCATCTCAACCCGGGCGGCGTGCCGATCCCCGGCCGGGAGGAGGAGCCCGCGGCGATGCTCGTCGACACTGCGTCCGGGGACGTGACCGTCCACAATCTGGGGTAGACAACCGCGGCACGGGGACCGCTCCGCCGTTCTTCCGTCGCCTCGTTTCGCCCGCGTCCCGCGCGTTCGTGGACGGCGGACCCCGGAGAGTCCGCCGCCGTATTCCCGAGGCCTCCACGTCGGTCGGCTTCGCTTTGTTCGTGGGCGGCTCGGCCCGCAGACCTCGCCTCAGTCGTCGCTGTTGCTTTTCGGGACCACTCGCTGCCGCTGCCCGTCGAACAGCGATTCGAGCCCGACGCCGAGCGTCTCGTCGGTCGTCGCCATGCTCGTCTCGCGGTCCTCCCAGTCGAGGAGCGCCCGGATCGCGTCGATGTTCTCCGGGATCACGTCCGACTCCTGGTGGATGGACTGGAACAGGTACAGGTCGCGGCCCTCCATCGACACCGAGTGTTCCCAGATGCAGTTCTCCCAGAGGTCGCCCCGCGGGCGGCCGGTGTCCATCGCGAACTCCTTCAGCTTCCCCGTCCCGTCGATCCCCGTCTCCTCGGGGACGAGAAACAGCCGCGGCTCCGCCGAGAGCAGGTCGCGCACCTCGTCGGCCGAGGGCGCCTCCTCGAGCGTCACGTTCACTGAGTGGAGATGCATCAGCGTCGCCGGTACCTTCACGCCGAGCGTGTCGATGTCGACGTCGGGGATGATGGTGTTCACGTCCGGTCCGTGGTGAGAGGGGATCGTCACCGGGTCCGGGAGGATGTCGTTGATCGGGCCGCGGGAGGTTTGCCCGGGGTCGCCGCCGCGACGGACCAGCGTGACGCGCGATTTCTCGACGCCGTACGACTCGACCAGCGGCGTGAGCAGCCGCGAGAGTCCGGTCGTGTTACAGGAGACGACGCGGGCGGTGTCGACGTCGTCACTCCTCGCGAGGTCGTAGTTCGAGCGGGCGTTGAAGCTCACGTCCGCCACGTCGGCGTCCTCGCCGCCCTGGAAGATGGCGGGCGTGTCGTAGCGCTCGTAGAGTTCGCGGTTGTCGGCGCCGATGCCGGAGGGTGTCGTGTCGACGATCACGTCGGCGGTCATCACCATGTCCTCGACCTCGCCGGCGAGGTCGATGCCGGCATCGTGGAACAGGTCCGCTCGCTCCGGGATCGCGGCGTACAGCGGGTACCCCTTCCGGACTGCCGCCTCCGCCTCGTAGTTCGGGCGCGTCTTCGCGACGCCCGTCAGCGCCATGTCGGGCTGTGCGGCCACCGCGTCGGCGACGCGCTTCCCGATCGTGCCGTACCCGTTGACGCCAACCTGGATCATTGTCGGATGGTCCCTCGTGGCCGAGGTTAATCGTTACGGGTCGAGTAATCAGAAAACTACTACAGAGCGAGTAAGCGCCGGAAATTCGGGGAACCGTCCGCCCTCGTGGCCGACGCCGGGTGCGGGGAGCAGCGGCTGGTGCGCCGGTCCGATCGCCGCTCCGACAGGTCCAAATCGGATCGGAGCACAGCGTCGGTATGGACGACGACCTCCGTTCCGCGGCAGAAACGGCGATCCACCAGTGTCTCGATCTGGGGGACGACGAGTCGCTCGCTGTCCTCACCGACGACAAGCGCGAATCGATCGGCGAGGCGCTGTATGCGGTCGCCAGCGACGTGACCGCCGACGCGAGTATCGTCCGCTACCCGCCCGCCGCCCAACACGGTGAGGAGCCGCCGGCTCCCGTGGCCGCCGCGATGCGGGACGCGGACGCCTTTCTCGCGCCGACGACGAAGAGCCTCAGCCACACCCGCGCCCGCGGCGCCGCCTGCGACGCCGGCGCCCGCGGCGCGACGCTGCCGGGGATCACCCGCGACGTGTTCGTCGCCGGCCTCGACGCCGATTACGAGGCTATCGCACAGCACTGCGCCGACGTGCGCGCGCAGGTCGACGGCGCCGACGAGATCCGCGTCACGACGGAGGCGGGAACGGACATCACCTTCGAACCCGGAGACCGCGAGTTCCTGTCGGACACCGGCGACGTGAGCGAGCCGGGGTCGTTCTCGAACCTCCCGGCGGGGGAGGTGTTCGTCAGTCCAGAGGACGCGAACGGAACCTACGTCGTCGACGGGACGATGATGCCCCACGGGCTGCTTGACGGGCGGGAACTCCGCTTCGAGGTCGAGGACGGCTTCGTCACCGAGATATCCGACGGCGAGGTCCGCGAGCAGGTCGATGCGGCCGCCGAGGAGGTCGGCGAGGACGCGTACAACCTCGCGGAACTGGGCATCGGAACGAACGTCGGCGTCACGGATCTGGTTGGCTCTGTGTTGCTCGACGAGAAGGCCGCCGGCACGGTACACATCGCCATCGGCGACGACGCGGGGATCGGCGGCGACACCGATGCGCCGCTGCACCTCGACGGGATCGTGACCGAGCCGACCGTGTACGCGGACGGCGAGGAAGTGGAACTTCCTCGGTGAGCGAGCGGGGCGTGGCCGACCGAAGGGAGGCCACGAGAGGCGAACGGGGAACGGAGTGACCCGTGAGCGGCGCAGCCGCGAGCAGGGGAGGCCGTAGACCTCCCGAACGTCGAGCGGTGAAACCGCAAGACGGGGAGGAAGTGGAACTTCCTCGGTGAGTGAGCGGTAGGGCTCGCGCCGAGGGAGGTCGCTGTCGACGGTGTGGACGGACGGACGCTCAGTCGTCGCGCACCCCGGCTCGCCGTCTCGCGTCGCGCCGGGCGATCCCGAGGACGAACGCGAGTTTCAGCGCCATCGAGACGGCGCCGGCGATGGTAGCTCGGACCGGCTGACGCCGGTAGGCAGCGTATACGGCGTAGGCGAACGGCGCCGCCGAGAGGCCGTTGAGCCGCTTCCACGGGCCGGGGTCGAGATCGTCGCGGAGCCAGGCGCGCTCGGCGTCGACGCCGCGGGTCATGACCGAGGGTCGGTCGGTCCCGCGGTCGACCCTCGGGAAGGCCACCGAGTTCACCACCGTCCAGCCGAGTGCAACGGCGAGGAGCCGCCCGCTTCGGCGGTACACCGCGAGAAGGATCAGCGGAGTCGCGAGCAGCCGCGACCAGCCGCTCCTCGGATCGGCGTGGCGCTCCCAGACGGCGTCGATGTCGGCGAACCGTCGTCGGAGGGTCATACTCGCCGATACGCGGGGGTGAGAAATCTGCGTATCGCGGACCGACGGCCCCAGCCGGTCAGCTGATCCGCCGGACCGCATCGAACAGTCCCTGCACCGTGGAGACCGTCCGCTCGTCGTGCGCCTTCGGGTCGAGGTAGAACTGCGCGCGGGCGCCGGCGCGGTGGACACCGGTGACGAGCGTGTGGAGGAACCGGTAGGCCACGCCGAGGTCGACGTACTGGAGGAGCGCGGTCACCGAGTCGAACGCGACGAACAGGTTCCCCCGGCCGTTGGCCTCCTCCAGCGCGTCCTGCCACTTCATGCACAGTCCGGTGAGGTCCTGCGGGTGGGCTCCCTCGACGGCGAAGGAGCCGCCGTCGGCGGCGACCCGTGGCCCGGGAACCTCGCCCGTTCCGGACGCGTCGACGACCATGTGACACGGCGGGGCGCCGACCTCGGCGCGCCAGCGTTCGTGCAGCGTGGCGGGGTCCGTGTCGTACGTGAACTCCACGACCGTGGGATGCTCGACGTACCCCGCGACCGCCTGTCGCTTCGCCGTCGTCCGTCGCTCCGGCCCCGGCGGCGTCAACACCAGCTCGGCCTTCGACGATCGCTCCCGCTCGTCCTCCCGGGGTCCCACTCCCTGTTGTGTCCCGCTCCGGCTCATCTGCGTATCCGAGGCGATGCGGAGGGAGTATTTAATCGGTCCGTCGAAGTTTTCAACACGTAGAATCGCGTGCGGGTGGAGCCGTATCGTGTCGACCGCGATCGGGGAGACAGTTCGGTTCGTTCGCGATCGCGGGTCCGAACACGGGATTGATACCCTTCGCCCCCGAGCGTTGGAGCGATGACCGGGGAGATCCGCGCGCTCGACGACCGTACCGTCCGCGAGATCGCCGCGGGCGAGGTCGTCGAGCGCCCCGCCTCCGTCGTGAAGGAACTCGTCGAGAACGCCCTCGACGCCGGCGCGTCCAGGGTCGCCGTCGCCGTCGAGAACGGCGGCATCGACGGGATCCGCGTGCGCGACGACGGCGCGGGGATCCCCCCCGAGGAGATACCGATGGCCGTGGCGAAACACGCCACCAGCAAGCTCGACGGGATGGACGACCTCGATTCGGGCGTCGCCACGCTCGGGTTCCGCGGCGAGGCGCTCTACTCCGTCGGCGCGGTCGCGGAGCTGACCGTGCGCTCGCGGACCCCGGACGCCACCACCGGTGCCGAGCTGGTCGTCGACCACGGCGACGACGGCGAGGTGAGGCCGGCGGGCTGTCCCGTTGGCACGACCGTCGAAGTCCGTGATCTGTTCGGGCGCACGCCCGCGCGTCGGAAGTTCCTCAGGACGCCGGCCACGGAGTTCGACCGCGTCAGCGCCGTCGTCTCGGCGTACGCGCTCGCGAACCCCGACGTCGCGGTGTCGCTGGAGCACGACGGCCGCGAGGTGTTCGCCTCGCCCGGCGACGGGAACCGTCGCTCGGCTGTGCTCGCGGTGTACGGCCGCGAGGTCGCCGAGTCGATGGTGGACGTGGCGTACGAGTCCGACTCCGGGGAGGTGGCCGTCTCGGGGCTCGT
This genomic interval carries:
- a CDS encoding aminopeptidase — translated: MDDDLRSAAETAIHQCLDLGDDESLAVLTDDKRESIGEALYAVASDVTADASIVRYPPAAQHGEEPPAPVAAAMRDADAFLAPTTKSLSHTRARGAACDAGARGATLPGITRDVFVAGLDADYEAIAQHCADVRAQVDGADEIRVTTEAGTDITFEPGDREFLSDTGDVSEPGSFSNLPAGEVFVSPEDANGTYVVDGTMMPHGLLDGRELRFEVEDGFVTEISDGEVREQVDAAAEEVGEDAYNLAELGIGTNVGVTDLVGSVLLDEKAAGTVHIAIGDDAGIGGDTDAPLHLDGIVTEPTVYADGEEVELPR
- a CDS encoding DUF192 domain-containing protein codes for the protein MTVRRRVAPALLALLVVLAGCTGTVANVANDGEYERTTVTVVDGSGTELGSVDARVADTFDKRYTGLSDTESLGPDEGMLFVHDTEDRHAYVMRDMAFPIDIVFVAANGTITRIHHAELPPEGTSGSDLARYRGTGKYVLEVPYGWTNDHGVCEGDTVEIAGDY
- a CDS encoding type II glyceraldehyde-3-phosphate dehydrogenase — translated: MIQVGVNGYGTIGKRVADAVAAQPDMALTGVAKTRPNYEAEAAVRKGYPLYAAIPERADLFHDAGIDLAGEVEDMVMTADVIVDTTPSGIGADNRELYERYDTPAIFQGGEDADVADVSFNARSNYDLARSDDVDTARVVSCNTTGLSRLLTPLVESYGVEKSRVTLVRRGGDPGQTSRGPINDILPDPVTIPSHHGPDVNTIIPDVDIDTLGVKVPATLMHLHSVNVTLEEAPSADEVRDLLSAEPRLFLVPEETGIDGTGKLKEFAMDTGRPRGDLWENCIWEHSVSMEGRDLYLFQSIHQESDVIPENIDAIRALLDWEDRETSMATTDETLGVGLESLFDGQRQRVVPKSNSDD
- a CDS encoding metallophosphoesterase — its product is MLVGVVSDTHDNARYVEAAIETFETAGVDAVIHCGDVVAPFSATPFDPDAVDGSDADWEFHAVRGNNDGEWALADVVETFGTYHGEFAELTLGGTEFAVYHGTSEPIVDALLASGSYDYVCRGHTHERVHEERDETTHLNPGGVPIPGREEEPAAMLVDTASGDVTVHNLG
- a CDS encoding phosphoglycerate kinase is translated as MSSFRTLDDLPAEQRVLVRLDLNSPVENGVVQDNRRFSRHAETVAELAEAGHRVALMAHQGRPGRDTFVSLEQHADILADHAGVHVEFVADTFRDEAVAAVRDLDAGDVLLLENTRMTDDELPEKDPEEHAASDFVGTLAPEFDAYVNDAYSAAHRKHASLVGFPLTLPSYAGRVMETEYEANTAIAEREFDGSVTMVVGGTKATDVIGVMEALDGKVDEFLLGGVAGELFLRAAGYPVGEDVDTELFDEQWDANEETICTVLDERRDQVMLASDLAYEDDDGERAEIAVDDIVEKTQSFLDVGSDTVADYEAIVRDSEAVFVKGALGVFEDERFSVGTVGVLEAIAETDCFSVVGGGDTSRAIGMYGMDEDDFSHVSIAGGAYIRALTGEPLPAVELLIRSAERDA
- a CDS encoding DUF7504 family protein; the encoded protein is MSRSGTQQGVGPREDERERSSKAELVLTPPGPERRTTAKRQAVAGYVEHPTVVEFTYDTDPATLHERWRAEVGAPPCHMVVDASGTGEVPGPRVAADGGSFAVEGAHPQDLTGLCMKWQDALEEANGRGNLFVAFDSVTALLQYVDLGVAYRFLHTLVTGVHRAGARAQFYLDPKAHDERTVSTVQGLFDAVRRIS
- a CDS encoding DUF6653 family protein, yielding MTLRRRFADIDAVWERHADPRSGWSRLLATPLILLAVYRRSGRLLAVALGWTVVNSVAFPRVDRGTDRPSVMTRGVDAERAWLRDDLDPGPWKRLNGLSAAPFAYAVYAAYRRQPVRATIAGAVSMALKLAFVLGIARRDARRRAGVRDD
- a CDS encoding FAD-dependent oxidoreductase gives rise to the protein MSDTYDLVIVGGGISGASLLYTTAKFTDIESIALIEKEPEIAAINSHHTNNSQTLHFGDIETNYTLEKAEEVKEGAELLAGYLENHDADREMHAKRSKMVLGVGDDEVAKLEQRYHDNGFGDLFPKLRPIGRDEIDEIEPKVVEGRDPDTEMLALQTPDGYVVDYGKTTKSFVEQAREEATVDVKTGTEVTSVEPTPDGYTFETSGGRVDSQVAVVAAGSHSLQMAKRLGYGQNKVLLPVAGSFFLADDLLNGKVYTLQMKKLPFAAVHGDADVHDPSVTRFGPTAKLVPALERGRLSTVSDFLDVFGLNAASFLSYANILADRILLPYVLQNLVYDLPVVGTKQFLPEVQKVVPSVELDDIERAKGYGGVRPQIVDTEKRSLDMGEAKIVGKDIVFNITPSPGASTCLKNAMRDTHTLMDFFDGEYSFDEEAFREETIGNFPYADAAPAE
- a CDS encoding ABC transporter ATP-binding protein, whose product is MSHPSDEDDPFEDIREKTDNPMKRLFSEYGSRNLRHFGLGFFGSVAARVLDLLPPLLLGIAIDAVFEQNIPFDLPLVPASVIPTGPRDQLLFTVGIIAFAFFGGSVFHWIRNYGWNSFAQNIQHDIRTDTYDKMQRLNMDFFAEKQTGEMMSVLSNDVNRLERFLNDGMNSAFRLSVMVLGIAGIMFWLNPRLAIISLLPVPVIAVVTWKFIDVIQPKYADVRKTVGHLNSRLENNLGGIKVIKTFNTEGFESERVDDVSYDYYDANWDAITTRIKFFPALRVIAGIGFVITFGVGGLWVLGEAPFWLTGGDELTVGVFTTFILYTQRFIWPMAQFGSIINMYQRARASSARLFGLMDTPSRIVEDPAAEDLVVDDGEVVYDDVTFGYDEEETIVDDISFEVDGGDTLALVGPTGAGKSTVLKLLLRMYDVNEGSITIDGQDIRDVTIPSLRQSLGYVSQDTFMFYGTVRDNIAYGTFEADEEAIVEAAKAAEAHKFITNLPEGYDTEIGERGVKLSGGQRQRLSIARAMLKDPDILVLDEATSDVDTETEMLIQRSIDKLTEDRTTFAIAHRLSTIKDADQIIVLEDGRIAERGSHEELLSEDGLYGHLWGVQAGEIDELPQEFIDRAAERTSRTEAEASDD